In Sphingobacterium zeae, one genomic interval encodes:
- a CDS encoding DUF3467 domain-containing protein gives MENNQNQNELSIELTEEVAEGIYSNLAIITHSNTEFVVDFIRVMPGVPKAKVKSRIVLTPEHAKRLLGALVDNVNRFEALNGPIKMDVGAVEQPQQGGDPTVAFPFGTPQGQA, from the coding sequence AAATAACCAAAATCAAAACGAATTGAGCATCGAGTTGACAGAAGAAGTAGCAGAAGGAATCTACTCAAATCTTGCGATTATCACTCACTCTAATACTGAATTTGTGGTTGACTTTATCCGTGTGATGCCAGGAGTGCCAAAAGCAAAAGTGAAATCAAGAATCGTTTTGACTCCGGAGCATGCTAAACGCTTGTTAGGTGCATTGGTTGATAACGTGAATCGTTTCGAAGCGTTGAACGGACCGATTAAAATGGATGTAGGCGCTGTTGAACAACCTCAACAAGGTGGTGACCCTACTGTAGCATTTCCTTTCGGAACTCCACAAGGTCAAGCATAG
- a CDS encoding carbon-nitrogen hydrolase family protein gives MDIQVRNLTKKDYVDLKKSMEQAYDGVGETWSKENIQDLIDLFPEGQLCVEIDGHVVACALSIILNSKKNNIYDSYYEIIDNGKFTKHSDDGDTLYGIEVFVHPSHRALRLGRRLYDARKELCEQMNLKGIIAGGRIPNYHNYADKMSPRVYIEKVKRKEIFDPTLTFQLSNDFHVKKILKHYLPEDAESMEFATLLEWNNIYYEAETRSISTTKQTIRLGLVQWQMRLFDNLDAFYDQIEFFVDTVSDYGTDFIMFPEFFNTPLMSPYNDLPERLAMERLAQHTAEIIDRIQQFAVSYNVNIIAGSMPLVENKKLYNVSYLCHRNGKLDQFKKIHITPNEFKYYGMVGGSEVKVFDTDCGKVGLLICYDVEFPELSRILADQGMQILFVPFMTDTQNGYIRVRTCAQARAIENECYVAIAGSVGNLPRVNNMDIQYSQSAVFTPSDFAFPNNAIKAEATPNAEMVLIADVDLYALRDLHEYGTVKIKKDRRKDLYEVKLLK, from the coding sequence ATGGATATTCAAGTGCGGAACTTGACAAAGAAGGATTATGTTGATTTGAAAAAATCGATGGAACAGGCATATGATGGTGTAGGTGAAACCTGGTCGAAAGAAAATATTCAAGACCTGATCGATTTATTTCCAGAAGGACAATTATGTGTGGAGATTGATGGGCATGTTGTCGCTTGTGCCCTGTCCATTATTCTGAATTCAAAAAAGAATAATATCTACGATAGCTATTATGAGATTATTGATAATGGCAAGTTTACCAAGCATAGTGATGATGGCGATACCCTCTATGGGATAGAAGTTTTTGTGCATCCCAGTCATCGGGCTCTTCGACTTGGACGCCGGCTTTATGATGCACGTAAGGAGCTGTGCGAACAGATGAACCTCAAAGGTATCATTGCTGGCGGTCGGATACCCAATTACCATAATTATGCAGATAAAATGAGTCCGCGGGTGTATATTGAAAAGGTCAAGCGCAAAGAAATTTTTGACCCCACTTTAACGTTTCAGCTTTCAAACGATTTTCACGTCAAGAAAATCCTCAAGCATTATCTTCCTGAAGATGCTGAATCGATGGAGTTTGCTACGCTCCTCGAGTGGAACAATATTTATTATGAGGCCGAGACGCGATCGATTTCGACAACAAAGCAAACCATCCGTCTGGGATTGGTGCAATGGCAGATGCGCTTATTTGATAATCTGGACGCATTTTACGATCAGATTGAATTCTTTGTGGATACCGTAAGTGATTATGGAACCGATTTTATTATGTTTCCCGAGTTTTTCAATACGCCGCTCATGAGCCCGTACAATGATCTTCCGGAACGCTTGGCAATGGAAAGGCTTGCGCAGCACACTGCGGAGATTATTGATCGCATTCAGCAATTTGCCGTTTCCTATAACGTGAACATTATTGCCGGCTCTATGCCTCTGGTAGAAAATAAAAAACTCTACAATGTTTCTTACCTCTGCCATCGCAATGGTAAACTGGATCAGTTTAAGAAAATCCATATTACACCGAACGAATTTAAATACTATGGTATGGTTGGGGGAAGTGAAGTGAAGGTTTTTGATACCGACTGTGGTAAGGTAGGGTTGTTAATCTGCTACGATGTCGAATTCCCTGAGTTGAGCCGAATTTTGGCAGACCAGGGCATGCAGATTCTCTTTGTCCCTTTTATGACTGATACACAAAATGGTTATATCCGTGTGCGTACCTGTGCGCAGGCCAGAGCGATAGAAAATGAATGTTACGTAGCTATCGCTGGTTCTGTGGGCAATTTGCCGCGTGTGAACAATATGGATATTCAATATTCGCAGTCTGCTGTCTTTACGCCCTCAGACTTTGCCTTTCCAAATAATGCCATAAAAGCGGAGGCAACACCAAATGCCGAAATGGTACTGATCGCCGACGTTGATCTGTATGCGCTTCGGGATCTACATGAATATGGTACGGTTAAAATCAAGAAGGATCGGCGCAAGGATCTGTATGAAGTAAAACTGCTAAAGTAA
- a CDS encoding M13 family metallopeptidase: MIQKVKWGTLSMVFMMMSCQSNKKSDTAQEIRTSFFDVSGMDTTAHPGDNFFEYANGAWMKNTQIPASETGWGSFYILENENLEKLRSVLKNAAKSADKKGSDQQKAGDFYASGMDTVTIDKLGAKPIEGAIQKINGLKSIEELIAYAADGFKEGDGDLFTFYVAADDRISTKNALQFFQGGLNLPEASYYLDQDDKAKKIRKAYVAYLVKLFGLIGEGANAQRLAEEVLQLETAIAKSHATPVELRDPVKNYHKFAVQDFQKQTPNLNWRDILSRLDIKTDTMLVQQPKFYLALNNLLKSQSLATWKTKLKADLANASANALSKEFREAKFELFGKILNGQQQEKERWKLMVSSADQNLGEIVGKLYVDEYFKPEAKKRMLQLVDNLQKVYKSRIEKLDWMTPETKKKAIEKLEAFTKKIGYPEKWKDYKDVEVSKDAYYANLQSAAKHAYKEMVGKIGKPVDKSEWLMTTPTVNAYYNPPYNEIVFPAGILQFPFFDVNADDAINYGAIGAVIGHEMTHGFDDQGRQYDKDGNLTDWWTAVDAKQFTERANQVAKLYSSFTLLDNQHVNGELTLGENLADIGGLNIAYDAFKLTKQGQGQEKIDGFTPDQRFFLSFAQVWRVKSSDERMRLRLKVDPHSPEQFRVNGPVYNMVAFYKAFNIQPTAKMYVAPEKRVLVW, encoded by the coding sequence ATGATACAAAAAGTCAAGTGGGGAACGCTGTCGATGGTTTTCATGATGATGTCATGTCAGTCAAATAAGAAAAGCGATACAGCTCAAGAGATCCGGACCAGTTTTTTTGACGTTTCGGGAATGGATACCACGGCGCATCCAGGGGATAATTTTTTTGAGTATGCGAATGGAGCCTGGATGAAAAATACCCAGATCCCGGCATCAGAAACAGGATGGGGGTCATTTTACATTCTCGAGAATGAAAATTTGGAGAAGCTCAGATCTGTTTTGAAAAACGCAGCAAAATCAGCTGACAAGAAGGGATCCGATCAGCAAAAGGCAGGCGATTTCTATGCCAGTGGCATGGATACCGTGACCATCGACAAATTGGGAGCAAAGCCGATCGAAGGAGCAATCCAGAAAATCAATGGGTTGAAAAGCATCGAAGAACTGATCGCTTATGCTGCAGATGGATTTAAGGAGGGTGATGGAGACCTCTTTACATTTTATGTCGCTGCGGATGATCGGATCAGTACGAAAAATGCATTGCAATTTTTTCAGGGCGGACTTAATCTACCTGAAGCAAGTTATTACCTCGATCAGGATGATAAAGCAAAGAAAATCAGAAAGGCTTATGTGGCCTATCTGGTTAAATTGTTTGGACTGATCGGAGAGGGTGCCAACGCACAAAGATTGGCAGAGGAAGTACTTCAACTGGAAACCGCTATCGCCAAATCTCATGCGACTCCGGTAGAATTGCGTGATCCCGTTAAAAATTATCATAAATTTGCGGTGCAGGATTTCCAAAAACAGACGCCAAATCTTAACTGGAGGGATATCCTAAGTCGTTTGGATATCAAAACCGATACCATGCTCGTGCAGCAACCTAAGTTCTATCTTGCTTTAAATAATCTGTTGAAATCACAATCGCTAGCGACCTGGAAGACAAAGCTCAAAGCAGATTTAGCAAATGCATCGGCTAACGCTTTGAGCAAGGAATTTCGAGAAGCTAAATTTGAGTTGTTTGGAAAAATATTGAATGGTCAGCAGCAGGAGAAAGAACGTTGGAAATTAATGGTGAGCTCCGCAGATCAAAACTTGGGGGAGATTGTGGGAAAGTTATATGTGGATGAATATTTCAAACCTGAAGCAAAGAAACGAATGCTTCAACTGGTCGACAACCTACAAAAGGTGTATAAAAGCCGCATCGAGAAATTAGACTGGATGACACCGGAGACCAAGAAGAAAGCGATCGAAAAATTGGAGGCCTTCACCAAGAAAATCGGTTACCCTGAAAAATGGAAAGATTATAAAGACGTGGAAGTGTCCAAAGATGCCTACTATGCCAATTTACAGTCTGCAGCCAAGCATGCTTATAAAGAAATGGTAGGAAAAATCGGTAAACCGGTTGACAAGTCGGAATGGCTGATGACAACACCTACGGTAAATGCATACTATAATCCGCCTTACAACGAAATTGTATTTCCAGCCGGGATATTGCAATTTCCATTTTTTGATGTGAACGCAGACGACGCCATAAATTATGGCGCTATTGGCGCCGTTATCGGTCACGAGATGACCCACGGCTTTGATGATCAGGGACGTCAATATGATAAAGATGGTAATTTGACAGATTGGTGGACTGCGGTGGATGCAAAGCAGTTTACAGAAAGGGCCAATCAGGTAGCAAAGTTATATAGTAGTTTCACATTGTTGGACAATCAACATGTGAATGGTGAGCTCACGTTGGGCGAAAATCTCGCTGATATCGGAGGACTCAATATTGCCTATGACGCCTTTAAATTGACCAAGCAAGGGCAGGGGCAAGAGAAAATCGATGGTTTTACACCGGATCAACGCTTCTTCCTGAGTTTCGCGCAGGTGTGGCGCGTAAAGAGTAGCGATGAAAGAATGCGGTTGCGTTTAAAAGTCGATCCGCATAGCCCCGAACAATTTCGCGTAAATGGCCCCGTGTATAATATGGTGGCTTTCTACAAGGCATTTAATATACAGCCCACGGCAAAAATGTATGTAGCACCCGAGAAGAGAGTTTTGGTTTGGTAA
- the rplU gene encoding 50S ribosomal protein L21 yields the protein MYAIVNIAGQQFKVAKDQFLFVHRLQGDEGASIEFDNVLLAEDGGKFTIGTPSVAGAKVSAKILSHLKGDKVIVFKKKRRKGYKKKNGHRQQFSKIQITGITL from the coding sequence ATGTACGCAATAGTAAATATAGCAGGACAGCAATTTAAAGTTGCAAAAGACCAGTTCCTTTTTGTACACCGTTTACAAGGAGATGAAGGCGCTAGTATTGAATTTGACAATGTATTGTTAGCAGAAGACGGTGGTAAATTTACCATTGGTACACCTAGCGTTGCTGGTGCAAAAGTTTCGGCTAAAATTTTGTCTCATTTAAAAGGCGATAAAGTTATCGTTTTCAAGAAAAAACGTCGTAAAGGCTACAAAAAGAAAAACGGTCACCGTCAACAATTTTCTAAAATCCAGATCACTGGTATTACGTTATAA
- the rpmA gene encoding 50S ribosomal protein L27 — translation MAHKKGAGSSKNGRESHSKRLGIKIFGGQQAIAGNIIVRQRGTQHNPDTNVGIGKDHTLFALVDGKVVFRKKANNKSYVSVVPTEQA, via the coding sequence ATGGCACACAAAAAAGGTGCGGGTAGTTCGAAGAACGGCCGTGAGTCACATAGCAAGCGTTTAGGTATCAAAATCTTCGGTGGTCAACAAGCAATCGCTGGTAACATCATCGTACGCCAACGCGGTACACAACACAATCCCGACACAAATGTTGGTATTGGTAAAGACCACACATTGTTCGCTTTAGTAGACGGTAAAGTAGTTTTCCGTAAAAAAGCTAACAATAAATCTTATGTATCTGTAGTTCCTACAGAACAAGCATAA
- a CDS encoding formylglycine-generating enzyme family protein, translating into MFKKIFIPILLFTGVHAMAQKSFEPYEQSIEGTNLTFKMLAIPGGSFKMGSTSGGKEDEKPAHEVKLDPFWMGQYEVTWDLFEPFLYKDYEIAKSKDGQISKEIDAVTRPTKPYLDMTFGFGKEGHPALAMTHYNAIQFCKWLYVRTGVFYRLPTEAEWEYAARAGSKTAYFFGDQATQLADYAWFKENAEEKTHVVGQKKPNPWGLYDIYGNVAEWTYDQYKADSYSEGAGKALTNPVVVPTTLYPHVVRGGAFDSAADDLRSAARGASDPVWKQLDPQVPKSNWWFPEAPFVGLRLVRPANPPSHEEIMAYYDKKPIKDF; encoded by the coding sequence ATGTTTAAAAAAATCTTTATTCCTATTCTATTATTTACTGGCGTGCATGCTATGGCGCAAAAGTCCTTTGAGCCTTACGAGCAGTCTATTGAAGGAACTAATTTGACATTCAAAATGCTCGCCATCCCAGGTGGTAGCTTTAAAATGGGAAGCACGAGTGGAGGTAAGGAGGATGAAAAGCCTGCACATGAAGTGAAGTTGGATCCGTTTTGGATGGGTCAGTATGAAGTAACATGGGATCTGTTTGAGCCATTTCTGTATAAAGACTATGAGATTGCAAAGAGCAAGGACGGCCAAATAAGTAAAGAAATCGATGCTGTTACCCGACCAACCAAACCGTACTTGGATATGACTTTTGGTTTTGGGAAAGAAGGACATCCAGCTTTGGCAATGACGCATTACAATGCCATCCAATTCTGTAAATGGCTATATGTGCGCACTGGAGTGTTTTATCGTTTGCCCACAGAGGCGGAGTGGGAGTATGCTGCCAGAGCAGGTTCCAAGACGGCGTATTTTTTCGGTGATCAAGCAACGCAACTAGCAGATTACGCTTGGTTTAAGGAAAATGCGGAAGAGAAAACGCATGTGGTCGGACAAAAGAAGCCAAACCCCTGGGGGCTTTATGATATTTATGGCAATGTAGCCGAGTGGACTTATGACCAATATAAAGCCGATAGCTACAGCGAAGGTGCGGGAAAGGCGTTGACCAACCCGGTAGTGGTGCCGACTACCCTTTATCCACATGTCGTCCGTGGTGGTGCATTCGATAGCGCGGCTGATGACCTTCGTTCGGCGGCTCGGGGAGCATCAGACCCAGTATGGAAGCAACTGGATCCACAAGTACCAAAAAGTAACTGGTGGTTTCCAGAAGCACCTTTCGTCGGATTGAGATTGGTCAGACCAGCTAATCCGCCTAGCCATGAAGAGATTATGGCGTATTATGATAAAAAACCAATTAAAGATTTTTAA